One part of the Gossypium raimondii isolate GPD5lz chromosome 1, ASM2569854v1, whole genome shotgun sequence genome encodes these proteins:
- the LOC105785870 gene encoding uncharacterized protein LOC105785870: MVHHIRSRGDSILDSFSLTPLPYPVLLILSLTSVFLGKSSYLNYESAVESADQQMSWVLFATPVVLILLARWLSSMEVSGMLFGLSPWERIRRTHHHPSEGTSPWAVAAFIVLLLVLLQYQSIFRESWLV, from the coding sequence ATGGTCCATCATATTAGAAGTAGAGGTGACTCCATCTTGGATTCATTCTCTTTAACTCCTCTGCCTTATCCTGTTCTGCTAATCCTTTCTCTCACATCTGTATTTCTCGGAAAATCAAGTTACCTTAACTACGAATCGGCTGTGGAATCTGCCGACCAGCAAATGAGTTGGGTACTTTTCGCCACACCAGTCGTGTTAATACTCTTGGCACGATGGCTCTCCTCTATGGAAGTCTCTGGTATGCTGTTTGGGTTATCACCCTGGGAACGTATCCGCCGGACTCACCATCACCCTTCTGAAGGTACCTCACCCTGGGCGGTGGCTGCTTTCATTGTGTTGCTGTTAGTCCTGTTGCAGTACCAGTCCATTTTTCGTGAGAGCTGGCTGGTATGA
- the LOC105785872 gene encoding triosephosphate isomerase, chloroplastic isoform X1 has protein sequence MSMVSTYCPHFSGLRRSSPNLHNAPSQSFLQHFGSQLRLPSSPKPCRAVIAMSGSGKFFVGGNWKCNGTKDSITKLVSDLNSAKLESDVGILQPLFFNPYVVVAPPFVYLDQVTSSLTDRIEVSAQNSWIGKGGAFTGEISVEQLKDIGCKWVILGHSERRHVIGEDDQFIGKKAAFALNEGLGVIACIGELLEEREAGKTFDVCFQQLKAFADVVPSWDNIVIAYEPVWAIGTGKVATPQQAQEVHVAVRDWLKKNVSEEVASKTRIIYGGSVNGSNCGELAKEEDIDGFLVGGASLKGPEFATIVNSVTTKKVAA, from the exons ATGTCAATGGTATCTACATATTGCCCTCACTTCAGTGGGCTTCGCCGATCATCTCCCAACTTACACAATGCACCATCTCAATCTTTCCTTCAACACTTCGGCTCTCAACTCCGTCTCCCTTCTTCTCCTAAACCTTGCAGAGCTGTTATTGCCATGTCCGGCTCTGGGAAG TTCTTTGTTGGGGGTAACTGGAAATGT AATGGAACAAAAGACTCCATCACGAAGCTTGTTTCTGACCTGAACAGCGCAAAGTTGGAGAGTGATGTTGGTATTTTACagcctttatttttcaatccat ATGTTGTTGTGGCACCTCCCTTTGTCTATCTTGATCAGGTGACTTCTTCATTAACTGATCGGATTGAGGTATCTGCTCAGAACTCTTGGATTGGAAAAGGTGGGGCTTTCACGGGAGAAATCAG TGTCGAGCAACTGAAAGATATTGGCTGCAAATGGGTCATTCTTGGGCATTCTGAACGCAGACATGTTATTGGTGAAGATGATCAG TTTATAGGAAAGAAAGCTGCTTTTGCTCTAAATGAGGGTCTTGGAGTGATAGCTTGTATCGGTGAACTATTAGAAGAAAGAGAAGCAGGGAAAACTTTTGATGTATGCTTCCAGCAACTGAAGGCTTTTGCTG ATGTTGTACCCAGTTGGGACAATATAGTTATTGCTTATGAGCCAGTATGGGCCATTGGGACTGGTAAGGTGGCTACACCCCAGCAAGCTCAGGAGGTACATGTAGCTGTCCGTGATTGGCTTAAAAAGAATGTTTCTGAGGAAGTGGCATCTAAAACGCGTATCATATATGGAG GGTCCGTGAATGGAAGCAACTGTGGTGAGCTTGCAAAAGAAGAAGATATTGATGGATTTCTTGTTGGTGGTGCTTCTTTGAAG GGGCCTGAGTTTGCTACAATTGTCAACTCTGTAACAACCAAAAAGGTTGCtgcttaa
- the LOC105785872 gene encoding triosephosphate isomerase, chloroplastic isoform X2, whose translation MSMVSTYCPHFSGLRRSSPNLHNAPSQSFLQHFGSQLRLPSSPKPCRAVIAMSGSGKFFVGGNWKCNGTKDSITKLVSDLNSAKLESDVDVVVAPPFVYLDQVTSSLTDRIEVSAQNSWIGKGGAFTGEISVEQLKDIGCKWVILGHSERRHVIGEDDQFIGKKAAFALNEGLGVIACIGELLEEREAGKTFDVCFQQLKAFADVVPSWDNIVIAYEPVWAIGTGKVATPQQAQEVHVAVRDWLKKNVSEEVASKTRIIYGGSVNGSNCGELAKEEDIDGFLVGGASLKGPEFATIVNSVTTKKVAA comes from the exons ATGTCAATGGTATCTACATATTGCCCTCACTTCAGTGGGCTTCGCCGATCATCTCCCAACTTACACAATGCACCATCTCAATCTTTCCTTCAACACTTCGGCTCTCAACTCCGTCTCCCTTCTTCTCCTAAACCTTGCAGAGCTGTTATTGCCATGTCCGGCTCTGGGAAG TTCTTTGTTGGGGGTAACTGGAAATGT AATGGAACAAAAGACTCCATCACGAAGCTTGTTTCTGACCTGAACAGCGCAAAGTTGGAGAGTGATGTTG ATGTTGTTGTGGCACCTCCCTTTGTCTATCTTGATCAGGTGACTTCTTCATTAACTGATCGGATTGAGGTATCTGCTCAGAACTCTTGGATTGGAAAAGGTGGGGCTTTCACGGGAGAAATCAG TGTCGAGCAACTGAAAGATATTGGCTGCAAATGGGTCATTCTTGGGCATTCTGAACGCAGACATGTTATTGGTGAAGATGATCAG TTTATAGGAAAGAAAGCTGCTTTTGCTCTAAATGAGGGTCTTGGAGTGATAGCTTGTATCGGTGAACTATTAGAAGAAAGAGAAGCAGGGAAAACTTTTGATGTATGCTTCCAGCAACTGAAGGCTTTTGCTG ATGTTGTACCCAGTTGGGACAATATAGTTATTGCTTATGAGCCAGTATGGGCCATTGGGACTGGTAAGGTGGCTACACCCCAGCAAGCTCAGGAGGTACATGTAGCTGTCCGTGATTGGCTTAAAAAGAATGTTTCTGAGGAAGTGGCATCTAAAACGCGTATCATATATGGAG GGTCCGTGAATGGAAGCAACTGTGGTGAGCTTGCAAAAGAAGAAGATATTGATGGATTTCTTGTTGGTGGTGCTTCTTTGAAG GGGCCTGAGTTTGCTACAATTGTCAACTCTGTAACAACCAAAAAGGTTGCtgcttaa
- the LOC105785871 gene encoding uncharacterized protein LOC105785871, with product MIFSIFKSQVFIRNGSVILPTCAKNVSFSRPIALLLVRYESGIAENEQPFKISYLINTIGLSPQSAFSVSKKLHFETSQQPDTVISFLNNHGFSRTQIRDIVQKWPASLLCNPEKTLLPKLQFFYSKRISGSQLIRILSSNPDAFRRSLDNCIIPNFNSFKEFTRCGDDQVFLAYKNYSDVLSRNFQSIVAPNIAILKEYGVPESNIMVELVVHPRAYAVSPDKFSRTVEQVKKMGFNPSKRRFLTALQAFLQTSKSTWEKKFDLLNQWGWSNEVVLSAFEKYPRFMMFSEKKITTIMNFFVHTMGWKSLDIANRPVILSYSLERRIIPRCSVLQALLSKGLIKKFSVCLVLEYTEKAFLQRFITPYEDPYILKLYEQKLGLSE from the coding sequence ATGATTTTTTCCATCTTCAAAAGCCAAGTCTTCATTAGAAATGGCTCTGTCATTCTCCCAACCTGTGCTAAAAATGTGAGTTTTTCTCGACCAATTGCATTGCTACTTGTTAGATATGAATCTGGAATTGCAGAAAATGAACAGCCGTTTAAGATTTCTTACCTCATAAACACAATCGGGTTGTCTCCACAGTCTGCTTTTTCAGTGTCTAAGAAGCTCCATTTTGAGACCTCTCAACAACCAGACACTGTGATTTCCTTCCTCAACAACCATGGGTTTTCAAGAACCCAGATTAGAGACATCGTTCAGAAATGGCCTGCATCTCTTTTATGCAACCCTGAGAAAACCCTTTTGCCCAAACTTCAATTCTTTTACTCCAAAAGGATTTCAGGTTCTCAACTTAtaagaatcttgtcttcaaacCCAGATGCCTTTAGACGTAGTTTAGATAATTGCATCATCCCAAACTTCAACTCCTTCAAGGAATTCACTCGATGTGGTGACGATCAGGTGTTTTTAGCATACAAGAACTATTCCGACGTCCTTTCACGTAATTTTCAATCCATTGTTGCTCCTAATATTGCAATCCTGAAAGAATATGGGGTGCCTGAATCAAATATTATGGTTGAACTTGTTGTCCACCCAAGAGCCTATGCAGTGAGTCCTGATAAGTTTAGTAGAACAGTTGAACAAGTAAAGAAAATGGGATTTAATCCTTCAAAACGTAGGTTCCTTACAGCTCTTCAAGCTTTCTTACAGACTAGCAAATCAACATGGGAAAAGAAATTCGATCTTCTTAACCAATGGGGTTGGTCTAATGAAGTTGTTCTTTCAGCTTTTGAGAAGTATCCGAGATTCATGATGTTTTCTGAGAAGAAGATCACTACAATAATGAACTTTTTCGTCCACACAATGGGATGGAAATCATTGGATATTGCTAACCGTCCGGTTATTCTTTCGTATAGCTTGGAGAGGAGAATTATCCCAAGGTGTTCGGTTCTTCAAGCCTTGTTATCCAAAGGTTTGATCAAGAAATTCAGTGTATGTCTTGTTCTGGAGTATACTGAAAAGGCATTCCTCCAAAGGTTCATCACCCCTTATGAAGATccttatatattgaaattatatgaGCAGAAGTTAGGCCTTTCAGAATAA
- the LOC105787036 gene encoding putative B3 domain-containing protein At2g27410 — MQHDQKGSRNRNLNPWPPPDLPPKFKQHILEEMGGTGLVLVIQKTIFYSDVNPTASRFSIPFFQVKTHDFLNEAEAKELAHKNRMQVCLLDPSLKQTSITFNKWVMGNTSLYVLTNTWNSVFKNNQLEKGVMVQL, encoded by the coding sequence ATGCAACACGACCAAAAAGGCAGTCGCAACCGCAATTTAAATCCCTGGCCACCGCCAGACTTGCctccaaaattcaaacaacataTACTTGAAGAAATGGGTGGTACGGGTTTGGTTTTGGTCATACAAAAGACCATCTTTTACTCCGATGTCAACCCTACTGCCAGTCGTTTCTCCATACCCTTCTTCCAAGTCAAGACTCATGACTTCCTCAACGAGGCAGAGGCTAAAGAGTTGGCTCACAAAAACCGCATGCAGGTGTGCCTCTTAGACCCATCGTTGAAGCAAACAAGCATTACCTTTAACAAGTGGGTTATGGGGAACACCTCGCTCTATGTCCTCACCAACACCTGGAACTCTGTTTTCAAGAACAACCAACTGGAGAAAGGGGTCATGGTGCAGCTCTAG